Within Zootoca vivipara chromosome 10, rZooViv1.1, whole genome shotgun sequence, the genomic segment gaggcttgaaaaccacctgtcaggaatgctttgatagtgtttcctgcttggcagggggttggactggatggcccttgtggtctcttccaactctatgattctatgtgtagaACTACTTTATGCTACggtacttatgaataagactgtggtgtctattCTTTTTGGAGGGATCTCTTACCAGGAGTAATAGAACATATCTCAATCTgagcaagccagattgaattgtttATTGTCTTAAGAGGCTCACACGAGTCTGCAACCGGTTTTCTGCTGCATAAGAAGGGGAATGCCCTCTGCTAtataaagaaacttgctagcgtGAGTTAGGAAGGCTATTATTAATAcatcctcaacattcccacagagCCGCCACAGCCAatgctcaggggtgatgggaccaACAATACCtgcagtgccacaggttcccacccCTTCCACTAATGTAAGTTTGTGCTACTAATGCACTCAACTACGAACCCTCTTTGGCCATTGCCCAGAGGAGGCAGCAGCCTGTGTTGCCCAATGTTTTGCAGCCTCTGCCTCCTGAAGCGGGCAAGGGCTATTGCCCGAGGGCTGGTGGGTGGCAGCAGGCTGCCTCAAGAGCCTATGAGAGGGCGCAGGTCTTGCTGCTGGCTGTGAGGCCAATgggcttgcctgggagtaagcagAGGCGCAGCAACCTCTTCCTCCCGCTTGCCCTGAGACCCCCATAAGAGGACAGGAAGCTGCCATCCAGCACTGATGCGCATCCACACACATCCTTTTAATTGAGGGGTGGGGGTTTGGTCCATGTTTCCTGCCGCCTCGGATACGAAGCGAAGAGCAGAACGCATGAGCTGCTGCACTCTCCAATCCCCGAACTGCTGGTTGCCTGTCTCTGAGCCGGGATTTCCGCCTCAGCTTTCAGAAGTCTGCACTCAGGCCTTCTCACCTTTGCTCACACGCCTGGAAACCGCTCCCTCTCTCAAGACTGCTGGCTGCTTGTGGGCATCACTTTCTGCTTGGGGCTGCTCTTGGGGCTCCAGAGTGGTGGCAAACCTTCAGCGGAAGCTGCTTGAGCATCCCTCTTTGCGGGCCCTTGAGCGCTCGCGCCCCGAGAGGCGTTTTGCCCGCTCTTGGGAGGCTGGCTACTGGGAGTGGGGCCGGTCTTCTGAGCCCCCTGTTCCTGGAGCCAGCGGCGCTTGTGCGCCAGGCCCTTACCATACTGGAGCTCCCGCAGGAGCTGCTCCTTCTGCTCTCTCAGCTGCTGCCGGACGGCTTTCAGGCCTTTAGCTCGCTGGATGAGGCCGAGTAGCTCGTTGCGCAGCTGCCTGTTCTCCTCCTTGACTCGGTTGGTGTGCTGGATGAGGCTGCGCACGGCTTCCTTCTCGGCCTTCTTGGCCAGAGCCTGGACCTTCTGGTCTGCCTGCACCTCATACTCCGCCTTCTGGTGCAGGTACTTGCTCTTGAGCAAGCGCATTTGCTCCGAGTGCTGGATCTTCATGGCCAGCAGCTCCTTCTCCAGCTCCCGGATGCGGCTGAGCTGCTCTGTCTGCAGCTCCTTGAAGGGCTTGAGCTCCTCCACCTCCTTGGTCATGAGGGAGAACTTGGTCTCCATCTCAATCAGCTGGCTCCTCATCTCCGTCTCCTTGTCCGTGTACTGGGAGGTCAGCTCCTCCTTCTGCTTCAGGACTGTGGCCAGGTCAAAGAGGTTTTGGTCATTGAGGGTTGTGATGAAGTCCTGGCAGCGGACAGCACGCCTGTTCAGGTAGCTCTGGTAGGCCTTGCTGTTCAGCCGGATCTCCTGCGCTTCCTTGTCCAGGAGCTCGTTTCTGCTCTGGAACTGCTCCACCCGTTCCGTGTAGGTGTGGATGTGCTCCGCCAGGATGACAGACTCCTTCTTCAGAGTCTGTTCTTGCTCCGTCAAGAGCGGCCCAGTCATGCTCAGGCTCTTGGCGATGCTCTTCCGAGATTTCGACTTGGTTCTCTTTGTCGCCATGCTGTGGCAGGGTCTGCCCTCTGAGGCACTGACAAAAGAGAAATGCaatgggattttattttaaatgttttggtaCCACGTTCTGGGGTACTGAAGTCCTCAGTCAAGTTTCTAAAAGCAGCAACATACAAACAATCAGTTTCAATAGAAACAGAATTTTTATGAACTATCATTTGAACTGTTGATGATATTTTGGATCTGCACTGAACCAGCACCATTATCcatgtgtcatggactggttgggcacagaggaattgtgggaggaaccaactggggaactgccaggggaagaaggctcagagtcggGGGCTTGGTGGTGAGACGACAATGAGTGGGAAGAGGgtgaagagggagcagactgggggaggaggtggcagaagctgaagaggtgccaggatttagtgagcagggggGATGGGGTCTGTGGCAGAGTGAGGTCTAGTATCAGAATCAGAAGCGTAAGCAGGAGAGCGGgctgagggaggccaagaggcagagatgagtcaggctggtgaagaaacaCAAGTGtcttccacacacccacaccctgctgTGACAAGCTTTCCTCCCAGgatcaggagaggcatgaagcaaGAGGAGTATAGGCAGAAACACAGGTGccatctcagattgcttgggaaggacctggcAGAGGAAGGCCCttagctgtgggaaggtggggactttctggctccacaactgcctcataagGATCAGACCTACCAAGGAAGacttgctgtgctcattaggcttgGTCCTCCTGTTAGTTAACTTCACCCACTCCGGGTGATATACTGCTTGCTGGCTCCCTCCTGACATCACATGAGAATGGTCAGAAGCATTTGAGGCATGTATAAAAAGAGTTGGAGAGAGAGGGAACTGGGTGCCCCCCCCATGGAGCTCTCCATGAGCAAGGGGCTGTTTGCCAGATACGGGGCTGGAGGGGGAGGTGCTCCACAGCACCCAGTCCATAAGGATGTAGTCAGCATATCTCTTTCTTGAGCTGAGCACTTGAAAAATGCAGCTATGCCAGAATGCATGATCTGAGAGATTTTGTTCTGGGTATCTCATAAGACCTATTTGCTTGGCTGGCCTTAAAGCTAGCTCAGAACCTGATTAGTGCTTTGTGCTGAAGCTTCTTCAATTGATTGGGTTTTCGCTGTGCATTATgttaatttaaaatttattaaaatacaatgaaggGATGGGGCAAAAAGTAAATGCCCTCTATTAAGTTTTTTTTGACAGAGAAGCTAAGGGATTTCCCTGTTGTTTCTCAGGCTGTGACACCCTTACTTATATCAAAAGACACTCACTTTCACTAATAGTTGTTGTGAGGATCTTGGTTCTTGGCTTCTGTGAGTATAAGAAACTGCTAATCCACCTAAGACCACTTTCCAGATGTTTCCTTTCAACATACAAACACCTGAAGACTCCCTTTTATGTTGGACTCCCTTTTCAGTTAGAAATCTTTCAAAGTTATTAGAGGTAAATTCACCTCCTCTGTTTGACTGCACTCCAGTTATCTTTGCATCATATTTTGCTTCCACCCAGTTTACAAAATTCGCAAACCTCTATTTAGCTTCTCCTTTAACAAATAAATGAACCCCAAATGCAAGAAATTGTCAACAATTATAAGATTAAATTTAGCTCCTCACAGAGTTTTCTGGAATGGATCTGCTCAATCTATATGCAGAAGTTCTAGAACTCGCTTAGGATTTCTTTCACATTTTGTGTTAATTGGAGCTGTTGTTGATTTACACTCCCTCAGCATTTACAGAGTCTACCTTTACAATGTGGGCAGAGAAACACCCCCTTTTCCTCTGTAATTTTCTTTCTCTATCTGTAGATTTGTAATCCAAATGTTTCCTGGGGCAATTTCCTTTAAGGTGATTGCCTGATCCACAGTTGTAGCACCTACAGATTCCATAAACTTTCAATGTGTTgtcactctttctttcttctacatTCACTTCTTTATTTTGGCTTGTTGAAACAGCTCTCTGCCATCTTCCCTTGCTCCTGTCTTCTTTCCCATTCATATAGTTGCTGCCTGCTGTTTTTCTCACGTGCAAATTCTTTAAAGTAGTCCAAACTTCTTCTGCAGTTAACAGCCCTCTAACAGTCAGTAACTGGCTGTCTTCCAGATCAATAATTATTGTGTCTCTTGCTCTCTCCTCTCTGTGAAGCCATTCAGgagaaagtaaaagtaaaaaaaggtaaaggacccctggacagttaagtccagtcaaaggtgactgtggggttgcggtgctcatctcgctttcaggccaagggagctggcgtttgtccacagacagctttccgggtcatgtggccaacaggactataccacttctggtgcaacgggacactgtgacagaaaccagagcgcatggaaacaccatttacattCCTGCTGcggcaatacctatttatctacttgcactggcatgctttcgaactactaggttggcagaagctaggacataataatgggagctcaccccattaaggggattcgaactgccgaccttctgattggcaagctcaagaggctcagtggtttagaccacagcgccaccagctccCTTCTCAGGAGAAGGAGGGTCTGAAGGTGGGTCATTCATACAGGGTCTCCAGAGCAGCATCTCCATCTTGGCACACCAACTGGCATAATTATTTTCTGTTAGTTTCTCCATACTCAGAGACACAGACATCATGAAACTTGCttgcttccctcctgcagttAAACGTTCTGCAGCTTCCAAAACCACTTAGCCACATAGGATTCACAGACCCCCTTTGCCCCCGAGTTATCTGCAAAAATTTCCTTGACTGTGATGAGTTCAGATTGCTGGTTTCCAAAGTGTGGGGTTGATTTCAGGAATTCTCTTATTGCTCTCTAGTGCTACCTGCTGCCCACCCTGGGCCCATAACCTTTGTTGGTTGTGCTTCTGCAGCACAGCAGGTTCCCCTCGGACCCCAGTGCTGAAGTAACCACTTCTCAGAGAGACTGAGGAAGATGAGTTTTTCATTCAGAGGTAGCATTTAGATGAGCCAACAGGCAACCAGTCTAATGTAAGGATTTAATACAAAGTCTCATTCTCTCACATACAAGAGGGTGCAGTCCTTTAAGTACAAGAAAATGGTGCACTTGTTACAGGAGTCCAAGGTTGCTTGCCTGTCACTTTGTTCTCCTGGTAGCAGAGGATGCTTCCTAGCAGAAAGTTCTCCAGTCTCTTTCACTCTGCAGCAATTCACCCAGCCAGCTGTAATCCTCCTGCTGCAGGTCCCTGACAAAATGCTTGACATTCACACTATCTCCTCAACCTCCGACAAACTCTGCATTATCCTCTCACACCCAACTCTACACCTCTGCTAGCTTGCATACACAGTTCCCTTTTAAGGAGACTGTTCACGAGAGTCACAAGACAAAACACACTGACTCAGAAGCTGGACCTTAGTTATAGCCACCTGTTTCACAGCTGTCGCAGTTAACTCCTTTATGTAATTTATCCTTTGTAAAACACAATGGTAACACATATACCAACAATGTGTTGGTATATTGGTAACAAtggttgggacgcgggtggcgctgtggtctaaactgcagagcctagggcttgctgatcagaaggtcagaaggttggcggtttgaatccccatgatgggatgagctcctgttgcttggtccctgctcctgccaacctagcagttcgaaagcatgtcaaagtgcaagtagataaatatgtaccgcttcggtgggaaggtaaatggcatttccgtgcactgctctggttcgccagaagcggctttgccatgctggccacatgacctggaagctgtacgccggctccctcagccagtaaagcgagatgagcgccgcaaccccagagttgttcgcaactggacctaacgatcaggggtccctttacctttataccaacAATGACTTTTTGAGCAACCTTTTTGgagagtgtcaggagtatgggcaggagtcaggctctggggcctgtagtgctttgtaggactggggcctgcctcagcttgtgctggagaagcaaggagtggccactcaggtgaggccacttgatactcactgcacctggtggcaggaactgggagggataaaagctcagtgtttcccttcagctctttgccacagcaacgctattcccgccttgttgcatctggcctcttgctccttgctccttggaccctcgccctgccgacgccttgctccttgactcccagaccttcgcctcctccttgaccctgcgactgcctgctgctggaccctcagccctgcacctgttcctgcttctacaccaccatcttgcctctggtcctgacgtcctcagccagggcttcaaccgcccgctgaccggactgTGACAGAGAGGCACCATAGCCTGATTTGCatgtggaaggaaagaaagaaagaaagaaagaaggaaagaaatccaagttccatccctggcatctcaccTAGCAGGTGGTGAGAAAGACCCTTCTCTGCCTGAGGTTTGGGAGAGCTGGGACTAGGCTCAAAAGCTATTCTGGGCTGGATGAACCTGACCTGGTCCAaagccttgggcaagtcacccAACAGGTGCCAAACAATGATGGCTCTTGTCATAGTGCCCGGCCAAAATGTCTCGTTTTAACACTGCAAGGACTAACAAGGAGACTGTGGTCTGAAGATAAGTAAGACTATACCTATCCTGCCCTGTGCTGAGGTGCAAAGGAGATCTGCTTCAATGCATTTCTGAAGTTGGGAGAGGGGTGGGCAGCCCCCAGGCAGCTGTGAGAGAATCTGAGGCTGAAGGAGGGGGTGtttcctcacctttcctccaagcaatGGGTGCTGGTGGTGCTGGCAGTGGGGACAAGTCTGGAGAACGGAGGTTTCTGTTAATATGGGCCCTGCTAAACCTGAGGaactatcagcagcagcagcaatcctgaggaaggagcagagcagCTGCCATGAAGGGCAAGCTCAATTCTGTGCCACTTTGTAGAAACGTCTTGAACATTTTTGCCCCACCAGAGTGTCAGTCATGCGAGACGTTGGCCTCTTGGATGATGGACTCTCCTGAAAAGCTAAAAGGCAAAAAGGACACTCAAGAGAAGAACTCTGGTGTCACAATGGAAGTGGAATCATCACATTGTTGAAAATGGAAGGTGTCCCAAGAGCAGAAAACCATCAGAACCATCAGAACCATGGGCTCAAGAGAAGAAGTCTGGTGTCACAATGGAGGTGGAATCATCGCATTGTTGAAAATGGAAGAGAGGAGCCCTACTGTTCTAGGCCaaagcccccaccccaagcccTGACCACTTTGTCCACACAGGCAGAATTGGGAACACTTCTACAAAGCTGCAGAACTCTCCAAGATGGAGAGCATCTTACTGCGAGTCCTggaggacctgctccctgcccagAGGTGTACTTAAGGGTTAGTGAATTTGGCCCCCGCCAAGGGTGCTGGCCTGGGGGGAGAAAGAATCACATTGCTGCTTGGCCCCCTTGGGTTGCTGGTGGTGGGCCGAGGGCAGTGGGAGAGCAGACGGGATCTTACTGGAACTTGAAGACTGGGCAGGTGAGgggcttagttctgagtaaatgGGCCCAGGAGTAGGCTGGGAAGCTGAACTGCCCAGCTCTTCCCAAACCCCTTGATTCCCATCCACCTTTGCCATGTGAAATGTTTTAACAATGACTTTGTAGCAagggcatctctctctccctgaccTCCACTCCCAAATCTCCATTTCGGCTCTTATTTCAATGACTTTGTAGCAagggcatctctctctccctgccccccactcccaaatctCCATTTCGGCTCTTATTTCACCTCTTCCGTTTTCAGACAAGACTTtggtcaaaggaagagagagaagaacagGAAGCCCTTCTTGGGAGCCTCCTTGGGAGgcttctaaacagaggttggatgaccatctgccatggagACTTGAGGCAAACAGGAGAACCTAAAGAATGTACAGGACTTGTTGGCGTGCAAAGAGGAGATGTAGTGGTGGAGGAGAGGAAAACTGAGACAGACAAAGAAAGCTGTTTTGTTGATGTAAGAAATAAATGCCTTtatggttggagaagatggggcACTATCACAAATGGTGGGCTTCAAAGGGAGAGAGATGAATGCATAGCAAGAAGCTTCAGGGTCACTAATAACTGTTGTGAGGAAGAATTGGGGAAAGTGCAGAAATAAGGGCTATAATATTAAGattgttataagcaaaaatctgcccgtattcccttatggggtacacaagagcccttattgggttctccatcggtcggagatataagagaggccaaccagagaattttgagaaccAAAGCCTTtaattttgctgttgcaacagggtccttcccctcacgcaggagaacaaggaaggaacccagaagaaaagagaacctccacttttatcagttttcccatcaccaagaaacacccccaatacatcattcctacatcacagctatgtaatcaatacctcacaaaaaaggagggttcaaggtagaaatctgaagATCTGATGGAATCCTGGGAAAGAATGGAACAACGAGAAATGGACAGTTCTGGACTTCTAATGAGAATAAAAAATTAAGAACTACTTTGGGGCAGAAAAAGATGAATCTGTGGTGTCTGAGAAGAATTGCGTTTGGCAGACTGCTTAGCAACTCTTTAATGTGATACAGCTAGGTGTTTTGCTGTAGTGTGTGCTTCAAATAATTGGAAtgattataatatatataattggCAGATGGAGAATTAGAAgtccctctttcttcttattctctttcttttttaatttagcTGTTTTTGACTCTTAGAAGTCCTCTAGCTTGGATTGATGAAGACATACACAGGAAGGGGACAGATGGAAGATGGGGGCCCCAAGTGGAAGGCAGGGAAAGAAAGGATCTcctggggggggagaagcagaagctcccaggtgaaAGCAGGGAGGGTCTACCTTTCTGTGTATGGATAAAGACAGGATGtaattgatggcagaaagtgaggaggaattaaagaaccttttaatgagggtgaaagaggagagcgcaaaatatggtcctgaagctcaacatcaaaaaacccaagatcatggccactggtcccatcacctcctggcaaatagaaggggaagatatggaggcagtgagagattttactttcttgggctccttgatcactgcagatggtgacagcagtcacgaaattaaaagacgcctgcttcttgggagaaaagcaatgacaaacctggacagcatcttaaaaagcagagacatcaccttgccgacaaaggtccgtatagttaaagctatggttttcccagtagtgatgtatggaagtgagagctggaccataaagaaggctgatcgccggagaattgatgcttttgaatgatggtgctggaggagactcttgagagtcccatggactgcaagaagatcaaacctatccattctgaaggaaatcagccctgagtgctcactggaaggacagatcctgaagctgaggctccaatactttgggcagctcataaaaagagaagactccctggaaaagaccctgatgttgggaaagattgagggcactaggagaaggggacgacagaggacgagatggttggacagtgttctcgaagctacgaacatgagtttgaccaaactgcgggaggcagtggaagacaggagtgcctggcgtgctatggtccatggggtcacaaagagtcggacacgactaaacaacaacaacaacaacaattatccatctgaattttgccctaacaccaTCATATCGCGAAAGTCATTCAAGGCTGCCACAGGCATCatattattacaataatcctttaAATATTTCTATACATATCCCATttcctaacaaaataaaaataaaatagaaaaattccttccagtagcatcttaagaGACCAACCACGTTTGtgattggtatctgaagaagtgtgcatgcacacgaaagctcataccaatgacaaacttagttggtctctaagtgctactggaaggaatttttctattttatttctattttgtttcttatagcaaaattccagcttaaactgaagaaagtaggaaaacccactgggccagtaagatacaatctgaatcaaatcccttatgaattcacagtggaagtgaggaacaggtttaaggatttagatttggtggacagagtgcctgaagaactatggatggaggctcgtaacattatacaggaggcagcaacgaaaaccatcccaaggaaaaggaaatgcaagaaagcaaaatggctgtccaacgaggccttacaaatagcggaggagaggaggcaagcaaaatgcaagggagatagggaaagatacaggaaactgaatgcagatttccaaaaagcagcaaggagagacaagagggtcttcttaaatgagcaatgcaaagaaatagaggaaaacaatagaatggggaaaaccagagatctgttcaagaaaattggagatatgaaaggaacatttcgtacaaagattaccataatcaaggacaaaagtggtaaggacctaacagaagcagaagacatcaagaagaggtggcaagaatacacagaggaattataccagaaagatatggaggtctcgtacaccccaggtagtgtggttgctgaccttgagccagacatcttggagagtgaagtcaaatgggccttagaaagcactgctaataacaaggccagtggaagtgatgatattccagctgaactatttaaaattttaaaagatgatgctgttaaggtgctacacccaatatgccagcaagtttggaaaactcagcaatggccagaggattggagaagatcagtctacatcccaattccaaagaagggcagtgccaaagaatgctccaactaccgcacaattgcgctcatttcacacgctagcaaggttatgcttaaaattctacaaggcaggcttaggcagtatgtggaccgagaactcccagaagtgcaagctggatttcgaaagggcagaggaaccagagaccaaatagcaaacatgcgctggattatggagaaagctagagagttccagaaaaacgtctacttctgcttcattgactatgcaaaagcctttgactgtgtcgaccacagcaaactatggcaagttcttaaagaaatgggagtgcctaatcacctcatctgtctcctgagaaatctctatgtgggacaagaagctacagttagaactggatatggaacaactgattggttcaaaattgggaaaggagtacgacaaggttgtatattgtctccctgcttatttaacttatatgcagaattcatcatgcgaaaggctggactagatgaatcccaagccggaattaagattgccggaagaaatatcaacaacctcagatatgcagatgacacaaccttgatggcagaaagcgaggaggaattaaagaaccttttaatgagggtgaaagaggagagcgcaaattatggtctgaagctcaacatcaaaaaaccaagatcatggccaccggtcccatcacctcctggcaaatagaaggggaagaaatggaggcagtgagagattttactttcttgggctccttgatcactgcagatggtgacagcagtcacgaaattaaaagacgcctgcttcttgggagaaaagcaatgacaaacctagacagcatcttaaaaagcagagacatcaccttgccgacaaaggtccgtatagttaaagctatggttttcccagtagtgatgtatggaagtgagagctggaccataaagaaggctgatcgccgaagaattgatgcttttgaattatggtgctggaggagactcttgagagtcccatgga encodes:
- the LOC132592764 gene encoding coiled-coil domain-containing protein 166-like; translated protein: MATKRTKSKSRKSIAKSLSMTGPLLTEQEQTLKKESVILAEHIHTYTERVEQFQSRNELLDKEAQEIRLNSKAYQSYLNRRAVRCQDFITTLNDQNLFDLATVLKQKEELTSQYTDKETEMRSQLIEMETKFSLMTKEVEELKPFKELQTEQLSRIRELEKELLAMKIQHSEQMRLLKSKYLHQKAEYEVQADQKVQALAKKAEKEAVRSLIQHTNRVKEENRQLRNELLGLIQRAKGLKAVRQQLREQKEQLLRELQYGKGLAHKRRWLQEQGAQKTGPTPSSQPPKSGQNASRGASAQGPAKRDAQAASAEGLPPLWSPKSSPKQKVMPTSSQQS